A single region of the Myxococcales bacterium genome encodes:
- a CDS encoding DUF1444 family protein, with product MMSGWATKVDSSCQVMLPAAERFLSKNAGCSLDSFAPGEAGVCALSELLLDFAEKDDATELQTWEFVEGTGALLSLLLAHHMKPSRMVSRNGAHRLQLGAYGWFDPFGAIEHVLGSDDVKRAFARRLALAEAEAEGGGPVARVQRELSRQLDLAHADLHVSDVFEYDIVLSNGTKISLEPVVTSTISGGMGTVSKAVSQLIALLTTGTDHAEVTWEQAHQAVFPRLIARDYLEGLGEKLNPESQICVEEFGADVVIALVFRYPDRVKFLSEQALAQWRVTKADAQHVALENLMACSVAVRCSSMDTKHGSMLRVRHGDGLDAARLLLPDLYRLLSDKLGAASVAVGIPHRDSLLAVAGDDGRMIDVLRERVRAEVLHARHRITEQLWRLRKNALPCLVSH from the coding sequence GTGATGTCTGGATGGGCCACAAAAGTCGACTCTTCCTGTCAGGTCATGCTGCCAGCCGCGGAGCGTTTTTTGAGCAAGAACGCAGGCTGCTCGCTCGATTCTTTTGCCCCCGGGGAAGCGGGCGTCTGCGCGCTTTCGGAACTCCTGCTGGATTTTGCTGAGAAAGATGACGCGACGGAGTTGCAGACATGGGAGTTCGTCGAGGGCACGGGCGCCTTGCTTTCCTTACTGCTTGCCCATCACATGAAGCCGAGTCGTATGGTTTCCCGCAACGGAGCACACCGGTTACAGTTAGGAGCCTATGGTTGGTTTGATCCATTCGGAGCAATCGAGCACGTGCTGGGATCCGACGACGTAAAGCGCGCATTTGCACGGCGGCTGGCATTGGCAGAGGCGGAAGCAGAGGGTGGGGGGCCGGTGGCCCGGGTCCAAAGAGAACTTTCTCGGCAACTTGATTTAGCCCATGCTGATCTTCACGTGAGCGACGTGTTCGAATATGACATCGTGCTTAGCAACGGCACGAAAATCAGCCTAGAGCCTGTAGTCACATCCACGATCTCGGGCGGGATGGGCACCGTGAGCAAGGCCGTGTCTCAACTGATAGCTCTATTGACGACAGGCACCGATCACGCAGAGGTCACGTGGGAACAAGCGCACCAAGCAGTATTCCCTCGCCTGATCGCCCGTGACTATTTAGAAGGGCTCGGTGAAAAACTGAATCCAGAGAGTCAAATCTGTGTTGAGGAATTCGGCGCGGACGTGGTCATCGCTTTGGTTTTCCGTTATCCTGATCGCGTGAAGTTCCTGAGTGAGCAAGCACTCGCCCAATGGAGAGTGACGAAGGCCGATGCACAGCACGTAGCTCTTGAGAATCTTATGGCGTGTTCGGTGGCGGTCAGGTGCTCGAGCATGGATACCAAGCACGGCAGCATGTTGCGCGTACGCCACGGCGACGGTCTCGATGCCGCGCGGCTGCTTTTACCGGATCTTTACCGGCTGCTCTCGGACAAGTTGGGAGCGGCATCTGTCGCCGTCGGGATCCCGCATCGAGATTCGCTGCTTGCTGTGGCGGGGGATGATGGGAGAATGATCGACGTCCTCCGAGAGCGGGTAAGGGCAGAAGTCTTGCACGCGCGCCATCGGATTACCGAACAGCTCTGGAGGCTTCGCAAAAATGCGCTGCCCTGCCTTGTCTCCCACTAA
- a CDS encoding peptidyl-prolyl cis-trans isomerase, which translates to MVGRVLLVLTAVWAAAGVSAQEAPGLEPDCAIPTRRLDAALDLVELKKMAAHMQSRDKLQYAMRQRRASLLCELIEERLLADEARRRGLADVLMVRRALDRVLAYELMERVMPQAGRHPIPDVEIEQYYREHTEAFVRPERASLALIMTDSLEKAHSLKQQAMRLRARGFAKFVRKVSLDDYTRIRAGRTPWFYRGTLNNYDPAVAEAAFTLPIGGKSGPLHIVPGADERFYLIRVLAREEPEPIPLSRVKSSIRSRIQYERREKLKRRFLQNLAVRYWDGRPPLAGAINRDKVNANGGTPVEGAQGR; encoded by the coding sequence ATGGTAGGGCGAGTTTTGCTGGTATTGACGGCCGTGTGGGCGGCAGCCGGCGTTTCTGCACAGGAAGCCCCGGGGCTCGAGCCGGATTGCGCGATACCAACACGGCGACTCGATGCTGCCCTCGACCTAGTCGAGTTGAAAAAAATGGCCGCCCATATGCAATCACGGGACAAGTTGCAATACGCAATGCGGCAAAGGCGTGCGAGTTTGCTATGCGAGTTGATAGAAGAGCGTCTTCTGGCTGACGAAGCGCGCCGACGCGGACTTGCAGACGTGCTGATGGTGCGCCGCGCCCTAGATCGCGTCTTGGCCTATGAGCTGATGGAGCGCGTGATGCCACAGGCTGGGCGTCATCCGATCCCTGATGTCGAGATCGAGCAATACTATCGAGAGCATACGGAGGCCTTCGTACGTCCCGAGCGTGCCAGTTTGGCGCTGATCATGACTGACTCTCTCGAAAAAGCGCACAGTCTGAAACAACAGGCTATGCGTCTTCGCGCGCGCGGTTTCGCGAAATTCGTGCGCAAAGTTTCTCTGGATGATTATACGCGGATTCGCGCAGGCCGCACTCCGTGGTTTTACCGTGGGACTCTAAACAATTATGATCCCGCGGTCGCCGAGGCGGCATTTACTTTGCCGATAGGGGGGAAGTCGGGGCCTTTGCATATCGTGCCCGGCGCTGACGAACGTTTTTACCTCATCCGTGTGCTTGCGCGTGAGGAGCCCGAGCCCATACCGCTCAGTCGAGTCAAGAGCAGCATTCGGAGTCGCATTCAGTATGAACGCCGTGAGAAACTCAAGCGTAGATTTTTGCAAAATTTGGCGGTGCGCTATTGGGATGGCAGGCCCCCCTTGGCGGGAGCGATCAACCGTGACAAGGTGAACGCAAATGGCGGGACGCCAGTCGAGGGAGCACAAGGGCGATGA
- a CDS encoding 4-hydroxy-tetrahydrodipicolinate synthase, protein MTFRGAMTALVTPFKDGQIDQEALSDLVEWQIAQGIDGLVPCGTTGESITLSAEEHARVINIVVERAKRRVPVLAGAGAASTRHTVELCQAAKEAKADGVLLVAPYYNRPSPQGLVAHFEAVLREVSFPTVLYNIPKRTGVDMDLAVLERLSALSDIVGIKEATGQILRSQDIVAAFGTRFCVLSGDDTIVLGILAVGGQGVISVTSNVVPDRIARVVSLFDQGKICEARTLHQSLLPLHTALFLESNPGPVKAALAHLNKISLELRLPLVQPERAILDKIRDALTDVTGGT, encoded by the coding sequence ATGACATTTAGAGGAGCAATGACGGCGCTTGTCACGCCATTTAAGGACGGGCAGATAGACCAAGAGGCCCTGTCTGATCTGGTGGAGTGGCAAATCGCGCAAGGCATCGATGGCCTTGTGCCGTGCGGCACCACGGGTGAGAGCATCACGTTGAGCGCCGAAGAACATGCGCGAGTGATCAATATCGTCGTGGAACGGGCCAAACGCCGTGTACCCGTGTTGGCCGGCGCCGGTGCTGCCTCGACGCGTCACACTGTAGAGCTTTGCCAAGCCGCAAAAGAAGCGAAAGCGGACGGCGTTTTACTGGTGGCGCCGTATTACAATAGGCCGAGCCCGCAAGGGTTGGTCGCACACTTCGAGGCAGTCCTGCGCGAGGTGTCTTTTCCAACAGTGCTTTACAATATACCGAAGCGCACGGGAGTTGACATGGACCTTGCTGTCCTTGAACGGCTCAGCGCTCTTTCGGACATCGTCGGCATTAAGGAAGCGACTGGACAGATTTTGCGCAGTCAAGACATTGTTGCGGCATTTGGGACGCGGTTTTGTGTGCTGAGCGGGGATGACACGATCGTGCTTGGGATTCTCGCGGTGGGCGGCCAGGGAGTCATCAGCGTGACATCGAACGTGGTGCCGGATCGCATCGCGCGCGTGGTTTCTCTTTTCGACCAGGGCAAAATATGCGAGGCGCGAACGCTTCACCAAAGCCTGTTGCCCCTGCACACCGCATTGTTTTTGGAGAGCAATCCCGGGCCTGTGAAGGCTGCCTTGGCTCATTTGAACAAAATCTCACTGGAGCTACGGTTACCTCTGGTGCAGCCAGAGCGCGCCATTCTGGACAAGATTCGAGATGCCCTCACGGACGTGACGGGGGGCACGTGA
- a CDS encoding 4-hydroxy-tetrahydrodipicolinate reductase, whose product MNPSLLRLAVVGAAGRMGRAVIAVVQEDTESELVGALDAPGCPGHGQSVSAWPGIKTAAVSLTDDIHDATKSAQVVVDFSSPTSTKQLLDVCIARNLPAVIGTTGLDSSCQESVERLASTAPVVQAPNFSQGVTVMFHLAEIATRLLGPAYDAEIIEMHHRYKVDAPSGTALRLAQSVADARGLRDDSYCFGRERHAGERPREQIGVLALRGGGVVGDHTLILADLSERLELVHRAQDRSVFARGAVRAAHWVVAQKPGLYDMFDVLGIAQS is encoded by the coding sequence GTGAACCCATCCTTGCTTCGTCTGGCGGTGGTCGGAGCTGCGGGTCGTATGGGCCGTGCGGTGATAGCCGTGGTGCAGGAGGATACCGAATCTGAGCTTGTGGGGGCGTTGGATGCGCCCGGATGCCCCGGTCACGGCCAGAGCGTGAGTGCATGGCCAGGCATAAAGACGGCGGCAGTATCGTTGACTGACGATATCCACGACGCCACCAAAAGCGCCCAGGTGGTGGTGGACTTTAGCTCACCGACCTCGACCAAACAGCTGCTTGATGTTTGTATTGCGCGCAACCTGCCAGCGGTGATTGGTACGACAGGACTCGATTCATCGTGCCAAGAGAGTGTGGAGCGACTTGCGAGCACTGCGCCCGTCGTGCAGGCGCCCAACTTTAGTCAGGGCGTCACGGTGATGTTTCATTTGGCCGAGATTGCAACGCGCTTGCTGGGGCCCGCGTACGATGCCGAGATAATTGAGATGCACCACCGATATAAAGTGGATGCTCCCAGCGGGACCGCTTTGCGCCTCGCCCAAAGCGTCGCCGATGCGCGGGGGCTTCGTGATGACTCGTATTGCTTCGGACGTGAGCGGCATGCCGGCGAGCGTCCACGGGAGCAAATTGGCGTGCTTGCGCTCCGGGGCGGCGGCGTCGTCGGCGATCATACGTTGATCCTGGCCGATCTTAGCGAGCGGCTTGAGCTAGTGCATCGCGCGCAAGATCGAAGCGTTTTCGCCCGCGGCGCCGTCAGAGCAGCGCACTGGGTCGTGGCTCAAAAGCCGGGACTCTACGACATGTTCGATGTGCTTGGGATCGCGCAGTCCTAA